The DNA segment AGACCCGGATTATCGCGGGAAAGGTCTGGCGGGCCAGTTGATCCGCGAAGGAGAGGATTTTCTGCATAGACTGGGGATCAAGGTGATTGCGGCTTTAATCGAAGACGAAAACCTTCCTTCCATTTCGGCCTTTCAGAAGGCGGGATATAAATTGCACGACGATATCCTGTATTTCTCCAAACGGACTTCTCCCGAGGATTAGAGCCGCTTCAGCAATTCGCGCGGAATCTTTTGCCGCCAATTTCCGTTTCCCCGAAATGATTGGAGACTTTTGGATCAATACAGAGGTATAATGCTATCATTAAATCTTTTTGATCAAAATGGAGGCGTCTTTTATGAAAATAGGATTTATCGGTTTGGGGAACCTTGGCAGGGCTATGGCGCAACACCTTATTTCCGAGGGCCTGAAACTTACCGTATGGAACCGAACCATTGAAAAAACCGCAGGACTGCACGCGGAGATCGCCGATTCCCCGGCGGCCTTGATATCAAAGGTCGATATGGTTATTCTCAATCTAAGCGAGAGTACGGCTGTCAGGGAGGTTCTGACCGGCGAGCGGGGACTTTTGCAGGGTGAAGTCAAAGGCAAAATCATCCTCGATACCACCACCAATCACTTTAATGATGTCATTGAGTTTCGCGATTTGGCGGCCAGAATAGGGCTTTCCTATTTGGAAGCCCCGGTAATGGGTAGTGTTGTGCCGGCATCGCAGGGGAATTTGACCATACTCGTCAGCGGGGACGAAGGTGTATATCGGACCTCCCTGCCCGTTCTCCAGATGATCGGGAAGACAATTCATTTCCTAAAAACGCCGGGGCTGGCAACCAAAATGAAATTGATTAACAATCTTTGTCTCGGCTCCTTTATGGCGACCATCGCCGAAGCGGTCGCTTTTGGCGAAGCCGCCGGAATGGAAAAAGAAAAAATTCTCGAGATTCTATCCGGCGGGGCGGGAAATTCCACAGTTTTGAACGG comes from the Candidatus Zixiibacteriota bacterium genome and includes:
- the hibD gene encoding putative 3-hydroxyisobutyrate dehydrogenase (Evidence 3 : Putative function from multiple computational evidences), which translates into the protein MKIGFIGLGNLGRAMAQHLISEGLKLTVWNRTIEKTAGLHAEIADSPAALISKVDMVILNLSESTAVREVLTGERGLLQGEVKGKIILDTTTNHFNDVIEFRDLAARIGLSYLEAPVMGSVVPASQGNLTILVSGDEGVYRTSLPVLQMIGKTIHFLKTPGLATKMKLINNLCLGSFMATIAEAVAFGEAAGMEKEKILEILSGGAGNSTVLNGKRDKLLHEDFTPHFSSAMIYKDLHYLQDLARVMNRPLWTAGIPKELFGLAIARGERDSDFSAVYRILK